A stretch of Crossiella cryophila DNA encodes these proteins:
- a CDS encoding ABC-F family ATP-binding cassette domain-containing protein, which yields MSASIVCSALGFRWPDGDSVFTDLNLLIGEGRTGLIGVNGSGKSTLLRLLAGELTPASGSISITGELGYLPQTITLDATRRIDDVLGITAQRQALAAIESGRGTEADFGVVGEDWDVEERTRATLDRLGLGHLDLDRTVGAVSGGESVLLALAALLVRRPPVLLLDEPTNNLDLRARRLVHRAVADWPGVLVVVSHDRELLDLVDRIADLREGEVRYYGGNFSDYEAAVAAEQETAHRLVRAAEQDLRRQQREMIEARTKLDRRQRYGQKMSEQKREPKIVMGNRKRAAEVSAGKHRNMHLEKLAEAKDRVKEAEEAVRVDEEIRIRLPHTEVPPGREVLRLSTVELRNGPVLDLDLRGPERIALVGANGSGKTTLLRTIAGTLAPVSGEVALKVPMRWLPQRLDVLDDRLSTIDNVAAAAPDASAQSIRAQLAKFLLRGRKAEQQAGTLSGGERFRASLATLLLAEPAPQLFLLDEPTNNLDLASVAQLTQALTAYAGALVVSSHDIPFLRCLGITRWLHLDTDLTEVDPM from the coding sequence ATGAGCGCATCCATTGTGTGTTCCGCGCTCGGATTCCGTTGGCCTGACGGTGATTCCGTCTTCACCGACCTCAACCTGCTCATCGGCGAAGGCCGGACCGGGCTGATCGGGGTCAACGGATCCGGGAAATCCACCCTGCTGCGGCTGCTGGCCGGTGAGCTGACCCCCGCGTCCGGGTCGATCAGCATCACCGGCGAGCTGGGTTACCTGCCGCAGACCATCACGTTGGACGCCACCAGGAGGATCGATGACGTACTCGGTATCACGGCGCAGCGCCAAGCCCTCGCGGCGATCGAATCCGGTCGCGGCACCGAAGCCGACTTCGGCGTCGTCGGCGAGGACTGGGACGTCGAGGAACGCACCAGGGCCACCCTCGACCGGCTCGGCCTCGGCCACCTCGACCTCGACCGCACCGTCGGAGCCGTCTCCGGAGGTGAGTCCGTCCTGCTCGCGCTTGCCGCGCTGCTGGTGCGACGGCCGCCGGTCCTGCTGCTCGACGAGCCGACCAACAACCTGGACCTTCGTGCCCGCCGCCTGGTGCACCGCGCCGTAGCGGACTGGCCGGGGGTGCTGGTGGTGGTCTCACACGACCGGGAACTCCTGGACCTGGTGGACCGGATCGCGGACCTGCGCGAGGGCGAGGTCCGGTACTACGGCGGCAACTTCAGCGATTACGAGGCCGCGGTGGCCGCCGAACAGGAGACCGCGCACCGCCTGGTGCGCGCGGCCGAGCAGGACCTGCGGCGGCAGCAGCGGGAGATGATCGAGGCGCGGACCAAGCTGGACCGGCGGCAGCGGTACGGGCAGAAGATGAGTGAGCAGAAACGGGAGCCCAAGATCGTGATGGGCAACCGGAAGCGGGCCGCGGAGGTCTCGGCCGGCAAGCACCGGAACATGCATCTGGAGAAGCTGGCCGAGGCCAAGGACCGGGTCAAGGAGGCCGAGGAGGCGGTGCGGGTGGACGAGGAGATCCGGATCCGGTTGCCGCACACCGAGGTCCCGCCCGGCCGCGAGGTGCTTCGACTGTCCACAGTGGAATTGCGCAACGGTCCGGTGCTCGATTTGGACCTGCGCGGGCCGGAGCGGATCGCACTGGTCGGGGCGAACGGCTCCGGCAAGACGACCCTGCTGCGCACCATCGCGGGCACCCTGGCGCCGGTGTCCGGGGAGGTGGCGCTGAAGGTCCCGATGCGCTGGCTGCCACAACGCCTGGACGTGCTGGACGACCGGTTGTCCACGATCGACAACGTGGCCGCGGCGGCGCCGGATGCCTCGGCGCAGTCGATCAGGGCCCAGCTGGCCAAGTTCCTGCTGCGCGGCCGCAAAGCCGAACAGCAGGCCGGCACGCTCTCCGGCGGCGAACGCTTCCGCGCATCCCTGGCCACCCTGCTGCTCGCCGAACCCGCCCCGCAACTGTTCCTGCTGGACGAGCCGACGAACAACCTGGACCTGGCCAGCGTCGCCCAGCTGACCCAGGCCCTGACCGCCTACGCCGGCGCCCTGGTGGTCTCCAGCCACGACATCCCGTTCCTGCGTTGCCTCGGCATCACCCGCTGGCTACACCTGGACACCGACCTGACAGAGGTAGACCCCATGTGA
- a CDS encoding patatin-like phospholipase family protein, protein MLAVLDHGLPTPVGFVLGGGGSLGAIQVGMLRALAEHGIRPDLVIGTSVGSVNGSLLALDPEHAAGRLTRMWAKMTRSRVFPGGPLKQLRTLRAGRNHLFRNTGLAEVLAEGLDGATRFTDLTLPFGAVAVDAVTALPVLLHEGDLVPAILASAAIPGIYPPVRIGEQVLYDGGVLANVPVRQALSMGAKSLIVLDCAFPGHLPGVPASLPETLLFWATLATRNQAVLEATRCAEFAPIVYLPGAPARPVTPLDFRFTSELIASSYAECTEFLSRLRVDGPGLYGHPAGPTPGTP, encoded by the coding sequence ATGCTCGCCGTGCTGGATCACGGCCTGCCGACCCCGGTCGGTTTCGTCCTCGGCGGCGGCGGAAGCCTGGGCGCCATCCAGGTCGGCATGCTGCGCGCGCTGGCCGAACACGGCATCCGCCCCGATCTGGTGATCGGCACCTCGGTCGGCTCGGTCAACGGCTCGCTGCTGGCCCTGGACCCGGAGCACGCGGCCGGGCGGCTCACCCGGATGTGGGCGAAGATGACCCGCTCCCGGGTCTTCCCCGGCGGCCCGCTCAAACAACTCCGCACCCTGCGCGCCGGGCGCAACCACCTCTTCCGCAACACCGGCCTGGCCGAGGTGCTCGCCGAGGGCCTGGACGGCGCCACCCGGTTCACCGACCTGACGCTGCCCTTCGGCGCGGTCGCGGTGGACGCGGTCACCGCGCTGCCGGTGCTGCTGCACGAGGGCGACCTGGTCCCGGCGATCCTGGCCAGCGCGGCCATCCCCGGCATCTACCCGCCGGTGCGCATCGGCGAGCAGGTGCTCTACGACGGGGGCGTGCTGGCCAACGTGCCGGTGCGGCAGGCCCTGAGCATGGGCGCGAAATCGCTGATCGTGCTGGACTGCGCCTTCCCCGGCCACCTGCCCGGCGTGCCCGCCTCGCTGCCGGAGACCCTGCTGTTCTGGGCCACCCTGGCCACCCGCAACCAGGCGGTGCTGGAGGCGACCAGGTGCGCGGAGTTCGCGCCGATCGTCTACCTGCCCGGCGCCCCCGCCCGCCCGGTCACGCCCCTGGACTTCCGGTTCACCAGCGAGCTGATCGCCAGCTCCTACGCCGAGTGCACCGAGTTCCTGTCCCGGCTGCGGGTGGACGGGCCAGGGCTGTACGGACATCCCGCGGGGCCGACGCCCGGCACGCCCTGA
- a CDS encoding MFS transporter, which produces MGRNALLVALGVDSFGTGVFLPISVLYLTFVIGVDLPTAGIVGAAATAVGLFVPPLAGHLVDRWGPRAVLVTAQFVQAAGAVLYLVATSVPEAFLAAALLAAGQRGFYCSVFVLIADLSAEIAKDKPFALAGVTMSVCFGAGAGVAGLLIGQGDWAYRLVAAGNAISFLVCAAILLRFVRPVAHRPSEPGDGGFRSLLRDRPYLGLILVNFAFALAVDLFVLGIPVYLRLVLGAPAWTVGAVVVVSTVFRLFFQVPVVHWLREVPRTTALLGAGVLWIGWALATAAALLVPAPWQLPYLLVITLVCCLAALVHAPTSTALAEAAAPPGARGRYVAAFQYSFGASNVAAPAVIGLTAFGPAIPWLLLAGVLALATAALPWLGRSLPMAAVRR; this is translated from the coding sequence ATGGGGAGAAACGCGCTGCTGGTCGCGCTCGGGGTGGATTCCTTCGGCACCGGGGTGTTCCTGCCGATCAGCGTGCTGTACCTGACCTTCGTCATCGGTGTGGACCTGCCCACCGCCGGGATCGTCGGCGCGGCGGCCACCGCGGTCGGGCTGTTCGTGCCGCCGCTGGCCGGGCACCTGGTCGACCGGTGGGGGCCAAGGGCCGTGCTGGTCACCGCCCAGTTCGTGCAGGCGGCGGGCGCGGTGTTGTACCTGGTCGCCACGAGTGTGCCGGAGGCGTTCCTGGCCGCGGCGCTGCTGGCGGCCGGGCAGCGCGGGTTCTACTGCTCGGTGTTCGTGCTCATCGCCGACCTGTCCGCCGAGATCGCCAAGGACAAGCCGTTCGCGCTGGCCGGGGTCACCATGTCGGTGTGCTTCGGCGCGGGCGCGGGCGTGGCCGGGTTGCTGATCGGGCAGGGCGACTGGGCGTACCGGCTGGTCGCGGCGGGCAACGCGATCAGCTTCCTGGTGTGCGCGGCCATCCTGCTGCGCTTCGTCCGGCCGGTCGCGCACCGGCCCAGCGAGCCTGGCGACGGCGGCTTCCGGTCGCTGCTGCGGGACCGGCCCTACCTGGGACTGATCCTGGTCAACTTCGCCTTCGCGCTGGCCGTGGACCTGTTCGTGCTCGGCATCCCGGTCTACCTGCGCCTGGTGCTGGGCGCCCCGGCCTGGACGGTCGGCGCGGTCGTCGTCGTCAGCACCGTGTTCCGGCTGTTCTTCCAGGTCCCGGTGGTGCACTGGCTGCGCGAGGTCCCACGCACCACCGCGTTGCTGGGTGCCGGGGTGCTGTGGATCGGCTGGGCCCTGGCCACCGCGGCCGCCCTGCTGGTGCCAGCGCCGTGGCAGCTGCCCTACCTGCTGGTGATCACCCTGGTGTGCTGCCTGGCCGCCCTGGTGCACGCGCCCACCTCCACCGCACTGGCCGAGGCGGCCGCCCCACCCGGCGCGCGCGGCCGGTACGTGGCCGCCTTCCAGTACTCCTTCGGCGCCTCCAACGTGGCCGCGCCCGCGGTGATCGGCCTGACCGCCTTCGGCCCCGCCATCCCGTGGCTGCTGCTCGCCGGGGTCCTCGCGCTCGCCACCGCCGCCCTGCCCTGGCTGGGCCGATCACTGCCGATGGCGGCTGTGCGCCGCTGA
- the mshC gene encoding cysteine--1-D-myo-inosityl 2-amino-2-deoxy-alpha-D-glucopyranoside ligase yields MQTWSSIPVPRLPGTPRPLRLYDTATAEVRPTTPGDTARLYVCGITPYDATHLGHAATYLAFDLVHRQWLDNGHDVHYVQNVTDIDDPLLERAIRDQDDWVVLGMRETALFREDMEALRVLPPRHYVGAVEAIPEITEAIGKLLAEGAAYRVDDDEYADIYFDHNATGRFGYESNYDEPTMLGYFAERGGDPDRPGKRHPLDALLWRLERPGEPAWDSEFGRGRPGWHIECSVIALNRLGAGPDVQGGGSDLIFPHHEYSAAHAEALTGFQPFARHYSHAGMIGLDGEKMSKSRGNLVFVSRLRADKVDSMAVRLGLLADHYRADRPWSAALLETAQRRLDTWRAAVALDTAPEAASLVDRLRDHLADDLDTPRALAAVDAWAAQALEQRGGGDPAAPALVRAAVDALLGVAL; encoded by the coding sequence ATGCAGACCTGGTCGTCAATTCCGGTACCCCGGCTCCCCGGCACCCCCCGCCCGCTGCGGCTCTACGACACCGCCACCGCGGAGGTCCGGCCGACGACCCCGGGCGACACCGCCCGGCTCTACGTCTGCGGCATCACCCCCTACGACGCCACCCACCTCGGCCACGCCGCCACCTACCTGGCCTTCGACCTGGTGCACCGGCAGTGGCTGGACAACGGGCACGACGTGCACTACGTGCAGAACGTCACCGACATCGACGACCCGCTGCTGGAACGCGCCATCCGGGACCAGGACGACTGGGTGGTCCTGGGCATGCGGGAGACCGCGTTGTTCCGGGAGGACATGGAGGCGCTGCGGGTGCTGCCGCCGCGGCACTACGTCGGCGCGGTGGAGGCCATCCCGGAGATCACCGAGGCCATCGGCAAGCTGCTCGCCGAGGGCGCGGCCTACCGGGTGGACGATGACGAGTACGCCGACATCTACTTCGACCACAACGCCACCGGCCGGTTCGGCTACGAGTCCAACTACGACGAGCCGACCATGCTCGGCTACTTCGCCGAACGCGGCGGCGACCCCGACCGCCCCGGCAAACGGCACCCCCTGGACGCGCTGCTGTGGCGCCTGGAACGGCCGGGCGAACCCGCCTGGGACTCCGAGTTCGGCCGCGGCCGTCCCGGCTGGCACATCGAGTGTTCGGTGATCGCGCTCAACCGGCTCGGCGCCGGACCCGACGTGCAGGGCGGCGGGTCCGACCTGATCTTCCCGCACCACGAGTACAGCGCCGCGCACGCCGAGGCGCTCACCGGGTTCCAGCCCTTCGCCCGGCACTACAGCCACGCCGGGATGATCGGGCTGGACGGGGAGAAGATGTCCAAGTCCCGCGGCAACCTGGTCTTCGTCTCCCGGCTGCGCGCGGACAAGGTCGACTCGATGGCGGTGCGCCTGGGCCTGCTCGCCGATCACTACCGGGCCGACCGGCCGTGGAGCGCGGCACTGCTGGAGACCGCCCAGCGGCGGCTGGACACCTGGCGGGCCGCGGTCGCCCTGGACACCGCACCCGAGGCGGCATCGCTGGTGGACCGGCTGCGCGACCACCTCGCCGACGACCTGGACACCCCGCGCGCGCTGGCCGCTGTGGACGCCTGGGCGGCGCAGGCCCTTGAGCAGCGCGGCGGGGGCGACCCGGCCGCGCCGGCACTGGTGCGCGCCGCGGTCGACGCGCTGCTGGGCGTGGCACTCTAG
- a CDS encoding AfsR/SARP family transcriptional regulator codes for MRALDFRLLGPLDVVIDGRTVEIGASKHRVVLACLLLRAGRTVPVGDLVRELWAGDAGDRAKATLQTYVSRLRRQLGADLLHTEPTGYRLAVPPETVDVHRFRALLTDGPGERQRLHEALELWRGPALQGIPADGLHELEAPRLEAERLRALERRIELDLAAGQHADLVAELQVLTARHPLHEGFWRLLMLALRQGDRQGEALTAYQRARTLLAAELGAEPGPALRAAHQAILTGEATPARTWRPVNQLPGDLGAFIGRAGLLADLDAALRPGATVLLSGPPGIGKTALAVHLAHRLRPRFPDGLLHVNLRGYTTGAITDPAQVLARLLRALGLPPAELPAETAALTTLLHEVTAGRRLLVLLDNLADPGLLPDLGDCAVLATSRAEFALPRAHSCPVGVLTTRESLDLLTSLLGDQVEAEPEAARDLLDLCGRLPLALRIAAANALDEADLATHVTRLRAGNRLSALSITGDPDAAVRGVFAQSYQRLSPAARRLFRLFGLIPGPDITTPAATALCGAEATPLLAELTTAGLLTAEDDRHTSHDLLRLYAAELGAADVDGPAALDRLTEHYASTAVAASSDWLIAERAVLLATVEHAAQQGPYRACHQLSTAMLPDLFGHGLSSDLTAVCSAGQQAAAKDGDRAAEAHLALMLGEHLMESGRNDLGAEWIDRAYELTEGVPERGVVEIARLLAAGFRDGWPPEVLTEAEDLSRRCAALGDHDGQVGATSVLVHGLWAVGEIDELIHQAELGLALTANTGDQSGFLAALAFGQRERGQLEPAIKRLRHAVEITENSEFWHSAMSMRIWLAEVLIDAGGDAEARAIAQEVHAQIADAHDHRLRASALNVFGVLHRRAGRLAESLGCHQEALAELKRDTGGLVDETRIRLSETLRTLGRAAEALPIIEPVLFQPGRMDSQVVAIRAVLECAEVHAALGATAKAVELGERAAEQFRRAGSSLGMRRAAEFLGGFS; via the coding sequence GTGCGCGCCCTCGACTTCCGCCTGCTCGGCCCCCTGGACGTGGTCATCGACGGGCGCACGGTCGAGATCGGCGCGAGCAAGCACCGGGTCGTGCTGGCCTGCCTGCTGCTGCGGGCGGGCCGCACGGTCCCGGTCGGCGACCTGGTCCGCGAACTCTGGGCCGGGGACGCCGGGGACCGGGCCAAAGCCACCCTGCAGACCTACGTCTCCCGGCTGCGCAGGCAGCTCGGCGCGGACCTGCTGCACACCGAGCCGACCGGGTACCGGCTCGCGGTGCCGCCGGAAACCGTGGACGTGCACCGGTTCCGGGCGCTGCTGACCGACGGCCCGGGGGAGCGGCAGCGGCTGCACGAGGCCCTGGAGCTGTGGCGTGGCCCCGCGTTGCAGGGCATCCCCGCCGACGGCCTGCACGAACTCGAGGCCCCCCGCCTGGAGGCCGAACGGCTGCGGGCCCTGGAACGCCGGATCGAACTGGACCTGGCCGCCGGGCAGCACGCCGACCTGGTCGCCGAACTCCAGGTGCTCACCGCCCGGCACCCGCTGCACGAGGGTTTCTGGCGGCTGCTCATGCTCGCCCTGCGCCAGGGCGACCGGCAGGGCGAGGCGCTCACCGCCTACCAGCGTGCCCGCACCCTGCTGGCCGCGGAACTGGGCGCCGAACCCGGTCCGGCCCTGCGCGCCGCCCACCAGGCCATCCTCACCGGCGAGGCCACCCCGGCGCGTACCTGGCGGCCGGTCAACCAGCTCCCCGGCGACCTCGGCGCGTTCATCGGCCGCGCGGGTCTGCTCGCCGACCTGGACGCCGCACTGCGCCCCGGCGCCACCGTGCTGCTCTCCGGCCCGCCCGGCATCGGCAAGACCGCACTGGCCGTGCACCTGGCGCACCGGCTGCGCCCCCGGTTCCCCGACGGCCTGCTGCACGTCAACCTGCGCGGCTACACCACCGGCGCCATCACCGACCCGGCCCAGGTGCTGGCCCGCCTGCTGCGCGCGCTCGGCCTGCCCCCGGCCGAACTCCCCGCCGAGACCGCCGCGCTGACCACCCTGCTGCACGAGGTCACCGCCGGCAGGCGACTGCTGGTCCTGCTGGACAACCTCGCCGACCCCGGCCTGCTGCCCGACCTGGGCGACTGCGCCGTGCTGGCCACCAGCCGCGCCGAGTTCGCCCTGCCCCGCGCGCACTCCTGCCCGGTCGGCGTGCTCACCACCCGGGAATCCCTCGACCTGCTCACCAGCCTGCTCGGCGACCAGGTCGAGGCCGAACCCGAAGCCGCCCGCGACCTCCTGGACCTGTGCGGCCGCCTGCCCCTGGCCCTGCGCATCGCCGCGGCCAACGCCCTGGACGAGGCCGACCTGGCCACCCACGTCACCCGCCTGCGCGCGGGCAACCGCCTCTCCGCGCTGTCCATCACCGGCGACCCCGACGCCGCCGTCCGCGGCGTCTTCGCCCAGTCCTACCAACGCCTCAGTCCCGCCGCCCGCCGCCTGTTCCGCCTCTTCGGCCTGATCCCCGGCCCGGACATCACCACCCCGGCCGCCACCGCGCTGTGTGGCGCCGAGGCCACCCCGCTGCTGGCCGAACTGACCACCGCGGGGCTGCTGACGGCTGAGGACGACCGGCACACCAGCCACGACCTGCTGCGGCTCTACGCCGCGGAACTCGGTGCGGCGGACGTTGACGGCCCGGCGGCACTGGACCGGCTGACCGAGCACTACGCCAGCACCGCGGTGGCCGCCTCCTCGGACTGGCTGATCGCCGAACGCGCGGTCCTGCTCGCCACCGTCGAGCATGCCGCCCAGCAGGGGCCGTACCGCGCCTGCCACCAGCTCTCCACCGCGATGTTGCCCGATCTGTTCGGCCACGGTCTCTCCAGCGATCTCACCGCTGTCTGCTCAGCCGGGCAACAGGCCGCGGCCAAGGACGGCGACCGGGCGGCCGAGGCGCACCTGGCGCTCATGCTCGGCGAACACCTGATGGAGTCCGGTCGCAACGATCTCGGTGCCGAATGGATCGACCGCGCCTACGAATTGACCGAAGGCGTGCCTGAGCGAGGCGTTGTCGAGATCGCGCGGCTGCTGGCTGCCGGATTCCGGGACGGGTGGCCGCCCGAGGTGCTCACCGAGGCCGAGGACCTCAGTCGGCGTTGTGCCGCTCTCGGCGACCACGACGGTCAGGTGGGGGCGACCTCGGTGCTCGTCCACGGGCTGTGGGCGGTAGGGGAGATCGACGAACTCATCCACCAGGCCGAACTGGGTCTGGCCCTGACCGCCAACACGGGCGACCAGTCGGGGTTCCTCGCCGCCCTGGCCTTCGGGCAGAGGGAACGCGGGCAGCTCGAGCCCGCTATCAAGCGGCTCCGGCACGCCGTCGAGATCACCGAGAACAGCGAGTTCTGGCACAGCGCCATGTCGATGCGGATCTGGCTCGCCGAAGTCCTCATCGACGCAGGTGGGGATGCTGAGGCCCGCGCCATCGCCCAAGAGGTGCACGCCCAGATCGCTGATGCCCACGACCACCGGTTGCGGGCATCAGCGCTGAACGTCTTCGGCGTGCTGCACCGTCGGGCCGGCCGCCTCGCCGAATCCCTTGGCTGTCATCAGGAAGCCCTCGCCGAGCTGAAGCGCGACACGGGCGGCCTTGTCGACGAGACCCGGATCCGATTGTCGGAAACGCTGCGGACGCTTGGCCGGGCGGCGGAGGCACTGCCGATCATCGAGCCGGTCCTGTTCCAGCCGGGCCGGATGGACTCCCAGGTCGTCGCCATCCGGGCGGTGCTGGAATGCGCCGAGGTGCACGCGGCCCTGGGCGCGACCGCGAAGGCCGTCGAACTGGGGGAGCGGGCGGCGGAGCAGTTCCGGCGGGCAGGCAGCTCGCTGGGCATGCGGCGGGCGGCGGAGTTCCTGGGCGGATTCAGCTAG